A window of Fragaria vesca subsp. vesca linkage group LG7, FraVesHawaii_1.0, whole genome shotgun sequence contains these coding sequences:
- the LOC101309665 gene encoding thiosulfate/3-mercaptopyruvate sulfurtransferase 1, mitochondrial-like, which yields MASALFARTLLGHRLFHSSARPLSQKPQILTSLLNKGSDLLRADSTFTKYRISGLVPRVMASTVAGVKADFSTQSASTNEPVVSVDWLHANLKEPDLKVVDASWYMPDEQRNPIQEYQVAHIPGALFFDVDGISDRITKLPHMLPSEEAFAAAVSALGIENKDDLVVYDGKGLFSAARVWWMFRVFGHDRVWVLDGGLPRWRASGYDVESSASGDAILKASAASEAIEKVYKGQPVGPTTFQTKFQPHLVWNLEQVRKNIEERTHQHIDARSKARFDGTALEPRKGIRSGHVPGSKCIPFPQLLDASGTVLPADQLKKKFDEAGITLDSPIVTSCGTGVTACILALGLHKLGKSDVAVYDGSWTEWGAHPDTPVDTSTSS from the exons ATGGCTTCAGCTCTTTTTGCACGGACTCTCTTGGGTCATCGCCTTTTTCACTCTTCTGCACGCCCCCTATCTCAAAAGCCCCAAATCCTCACTTCCCTGCTCAAT AAAGGATCTGATCTCTTGCGAGCTGACTCTACCTTTACAAAATATCGAATATCTGGTTTAGTACCTCGTGTTATGGCTTCGACAGTAGCTGGGGTAAAAGCAGATTTCTCAACACAGTCGGCATCTACAAATGAGCCAGTTGTTTCTGTTGACTGGCTCCATGCTAATCTCAAGGAGCCTGACCTTAAG GTTGTGGATGCATCTTGGTACATGCCTGATGAGCAAAGGAATCCAATTCAAGAATATCAG GTTGCTCATATTCCTGGTGCCCTTTTCTTTGACGTAGATGGAATATCAGATCGCATAACAAAG TTACCACATATGTTACCATCTGAGGAAGCCTTTGCTGCTGCTGTTTCTGCTCTTGGCATCGAGAACAAAGACGATCTAGTTGTATATGATGGGAAAGGGCTCTTTAGTGCAGCTCGTGTGTGGTG GATGTTCCGAGTGTTTGGCCATGACAGAGTCTGGGTTTTAGATGGCGGCTTGCCAAGGTGGCGTGCATCTGGATATGACGTTGAATCTAGTGCTTCTGGTGATGCGATTTTGAAAGCTAGTGCTGCCAGTGAGGCAATAGAGAAAGTATACAAGGGACAGCCA GTTGGTCCAACCACATTTCAGACTAAGTTTCAGCCACATCTTGTATGGAATCTTGAGCAG GTTAGAAAGAATATTGAGGAAAGAACTCACCAACATATAGATGCACGTTCAAAGGCCAG GTTCGATGGAACTGCTTTGGAACCTCGGAAAGGTATAAGAAGTGGTCATGTACCTGGAAGCAAGTGCATTCCTTTTCCCCAG TTGTTGGATGCTTCAGGGACAGTCTTACCAGCAGACCAGTTGAAAAAGAAATTTGATGAAGCAG GCATCACATTGGATAGCCCTATTGTTACTTCGTGTGGCACGGGTGTAACTGCTTGCATTCTCGCATTG GGTCTTCATAAACTTGGTAAGTCTGATGTGGCAGTCTATGATGGGTCTTGGACCGAGTGGGGAGCACATCCCGACACACCTGTCGACACTTCCACTTCTTCGTGA
- the LOC101309960 gene encoding uncharacterized protein LOC101309960: protein MDELRQAASAYYNNGSPEIEQLAWCFFQSMDTNCDGQVDWNEFSAFLYQSGNQWISPSFFNDLDRNHDGALDFMEVLTFYYIIKTRSFWCSVCGICLTGLYFTCVECFDNVNSNTYDLCPGCYESKPERQRYNRQSDHHHAYFMDNHMLLRSKRGGYGSSNLAIDSPGGGPGRTRMRQTMKALDTAVNVATLCSIM from the exons ATGGACGAGCTGCGTCAGGCAGCATCTGCATATTACAACAACGGATCACCCGAGATTGAGCAACTAGCTTGGTGCTTCTTCCAATCCATGGACACAAACTGCGACGGCCAAGTCGACTGGAACGAGTTCTCCGCATTTCTCTACCAAAGCGGCAACCAATGGATCAGCCCCAGCTTCTTCAACGATCTCGACCGCAACCACGACGGCGCGCTGGATTTCATGGAAGTTCTAACTTTTTACTACATCATCAAGACCAGGAGCTTCTGGTGCAGCGTTTGTGGGATTTGTCTCACGGGGCTCTACTTCACTTGTGTTGAGTGCTTTGACAACGTGAACTCAAACACTTACGATCTTTGTCCCGGATGCTACGAGTCCAAGCCGGAAAGGCAAAGGTATAACCGGCAGAGTGATCACCATCACGCTTATTTTATGGATAACCATATGTTGCTCAGATCAAAGAGAGGAGGATATGGTTCTTCAAATCTG GCCATAGATTCACCTGGAGGTGGACCAGGACGG ACCAGAATGCGCCAAACGATGAAAGCATTGGATACGGCAGTGAATGTTGCAACTTTGTGTAGCATTATGTGA
- the LOC101301251 gene encoding protein RALF-like 19-like, which yields MDFKSCLVVLLLALAMVAAVESSPIHDAAWGLRHNHDDVGDLIGEDNEMLLDSEVGRRQLAGRPRFISYGALKRNHVPCGQPGAAYYNCNRQNSQAANVYRRGCSVATRCARSN from the coding sequence ATGGATTTCAAGTCCTGCCTTGTTGTGCTCCTCTTGGCCTTAGCCATGGTGGCTGCAGTAGAGTCTTCACCGATCCACGACGCCGCCTGGGGTCTCAGACACAACCACGACGACGTGGGTGACTTGATCGGAGAAGACAATGAGATGTTACTGGACTCCGAGGTCGGCCGGCGTCAACTTGCTGGAAGGCCCCGTTTTATCAGCTACGGTGCCCTTAAGAGAAACCATGTACCGTGTGGCCAGCCCGGAGCCGCCTACTACAACTGCAACAGACAGAACTCACAGGCAGCCAATGTTTACCGCCGTGGTTGCAGCGTCGCCACCCGTTGCGCTCGCAGCAATTAA
- the LOC101310252 gene encoding uncharacterized protein LOC101310252 has translation MEELNQAAIAYYNNGSQNLQTLALDFFQSLDTNGDGGVSWSEFISFLQQSGYDIDPDMFNVLDEDGDGYLDFREVLTLYYIIKTRFFSCVGCGERLLGLYFTCVECFDRANDTFDLCSNCYAEKQFRHRHTLFLDNHMLLIAKRRQALGNHNLSQAIGRQTSYQAPPTSASRAIVPARQQPPATPARNRLRSTFRALETAVGVANLMASCTIM, from the exons ATGGAGGAATTAAACCAGGCTGCTATAGCATACTACAATAATGGGTCACAGAATCTCCAGACACTAGCCTTGGATTTCTTCCAATCCTTGGACACCAACGGTGACGGTGGAGTCAGCTGGTCGGAGTTCATCTCGTTTCTCCAGCAAAGCGGCTACGACATTGACCCTGACATGTTCAACGTGCTCGATGAAGACGGTGATGGTTACCTAGACTTCAGGGAAGTTCTCACACTGTACTACATCATCAAGACCAGGTTCTTTTCTTGTGTTGGCTGTGGAGAACGCCTCTTAGGGTTGTACTTCACGTGTGTCGAGTGCTTCGACAGAGCCAACGATACCTTTGATCTGTGCTCCAACTGCTATGCTGAAAAGCAGTTCCGTCACCGCCATACACTCTTCTTGGATAATCATATGCTGCTTATAGCAAAGAGACGACAGGCTCTTGGTAATCATAACCTGAGTCAG GCAATAGGTCGACAAACTTCATATCAAGCTCCACCTACATCTGCAAGCAGG GCAATAGTTCCAGCACGACAGCAGCCTCCAGCTACACCTGCAAGG AACAGATTGCGTTCAACATTTCGTGCATTAGAAACCGCAGTTGGAGTTGCAAATTTGATGGCTTCGTGTACCATTATGTGA